In a single window of the Candidatus Nanosynbacter featherlites genome:
- the pilM gene encoding pilus assembly protein PilM: MSLDVAKMSVHGYGAIDFDPSKMSDDLEVCSDYIVTRINELFEKNLVGKLNSNRAVLSLPTSRTFSRTFTVPKAQEASLRDAVNLEVEQYIPMPPDLLYVDHQIIKRDKDSLTVLMCAAPKKDIEVMTTIAKQCGIEIAMIEPSINAIARILKSTESGGLPTVILDIGPSTTDIAILDSVIRVTSGVNIGGNTFTLNIAKKLNTPLEAAHQLKVLSGLNSGPKQAQITSALKPSLETVVKETQKIIRYYSEHFPNEPKMEQLLIVGSGSNIPGLGDYFTNELMMPSRTASPWQALNFSSLQPPTKQLRTHLMTVAGLALVDPKEIWK, from the coding sequence ATGTCACTGGACGTTGCAAAAATGAGCGTTCACGGCTACGGCGCTATTGATTTCGATCCATCCAAGATGTCTGACGACTTAGAAGTCTGCTCAGACTATATCGTTACACGTATCAACGAATTGTTTGAAAAAAACTTAGTTGGCAAACTGAACAGCAATCGAGCTGTCCTCAGCCTGCCAACGTCACGCACCTTTTCACGTACCTTTACCGTACCTAAAGCTCAGGAAGCGTCTTTGCGAGACGCCGTCAACCTGGAAGTCGAACAGTATATACCGATGCCGCCAGACCTGCTCTATGTTGACCACCAGATCATCAAGCGTGACAAAGATTCACTGACCGTACTAATGTGCGCTGCGCCGAAAAAAGATATCGAAGTGATGACGACCATCGCCAAACAGTGTGGTATTGAAATTGCCATGATCGAGCCAAGCATCAACGCCATCGCCCGCATCCTAAAATCAACTGAAAGCGGCGGGTTACCAACCGTCATCTTGGACATTGGACCATCAACCACAGACATTGCGATCCTCGACTCTGTCATACGCGTGACTTCTGGTGTCAACATCGGCGGTAACACGTTCACTCTCAACATCGCCAAGAAGCTCAATACACCACTAGAGGCAGCTCATCAGCTGAAAGTTCTGAGTGGTCTGAATTCTGGACCAAAACAGGCGCAAATTACCAGCGCGCTTAAACCAAGCCTGGAAACGGTCGTTAAAGAAACCCAAAAAATTATCCGCTACTACTCTGAACACTTTCCGAACGAGCCAAAGATGGAACAATTACTAATCGTCGGTAGCGGCAGTAACATTCCAGGATTGGGTGATTACTTCACTAACGAGCTGATGATGCCGAGTCGTACGGCGAGCCCTTGGCAAGCATTGAACTTTAGCTCACTACAGCCGCCAACGAAGCAGCTTCGGACTCACTTGATGACGGTTGCAGGTTTAGCGCTGGTTGATCCAAAGGAGATTTGGAAATGA
- a CDS encoding PilN domain-containing protein: protein MINLLPQDEKRQIIAGQTNRLLARYCVISLALAALLFIYIGISYFILMKSKSDAEQTIAESNRQLSQYQEVQRQAKQFSDNLKVAKSILDKEVPYSKIAVKIAQVLPKNIVLQSLDLDATTFGKPVSLTTKGKSYNDALELKTALENKKDIFQNVHLVSVTANEAKDGYPMSIVISVVIRPEVIKS from the coding sequence ATGATAAACTTATTGCCTCAAGACGAAAAACGTCAAATCATCGCCGGACAAACCAACAGATTACTCGCGCGTTACTGTGTCATTTCGTTAGCATTGGCAGCACTACTGTTCATCTACATCGGCATATCCTACTTCATCTTGATGAAGTCCAAGTCAGATGCTGAACAAACCATTGCTGAAAGTAACCGACAATTATCACAATATCAAGAAGTTCAACGACAAGCCAAGCAATTCTCTGATAATCTTAAGGTTGCAAAATCCATCTTGGATAAAGAAGTACCGTATTCAAAGATTGCCGTAAAAATAGCTCAGGTGTTACCAAAAAACATCGTCCTGCAGTCTCTAGATCTGGATGCAACTACTTTCGGTAAGCCAGTCAGTCTCACTACCAAAGGAAAAAGTTACAATGACGCTCTGGAACTAAAAACTGCCCTAGAGAATAAGAAAGATATATTCCAAAACGTCCACCTAGTGTCAGTAACCGCCAATGAGGCAAAGGACGGCTATCCAATGTCAATCGTCATCAGCGTTGTTATTCGCCCGGAGGTGATAAAATCATGA
- a CDS encoding regulatory protein RecX, producing MKITDISLQARDNNRVNVSVDGVYSFSLDITQVTDLNLKVGRELSDGELEELQEESQFGKLYMRALEYCLRRPHSVKEVRDYLWRKTQPALRKRQTGMNNPVVYSERVASRVLSKLQQKAYVNDEAFARWWVENRQLSKGVSRRKLTAELRSKGVHADIIAQTLEKTDRTDEQELRKVIAKKHRRYAGDRQKFVQYLVRQGFSYDDVVSALNDVEEVNN from the coding sequence ATGAAAATCACTGACATCTCTCTTCAGGCTCGCGATAACAACCGTGTTAATGTGAGTGTTGATGGCGTATATAGCTTCAGTTTGGACATCACTCAGGTGACTGACTTAAATCTTAAGGTCGGCCGTGAATTGAGTGATGGGGAGTTGGAGGAGCTGCAAGAAGAGAGCCAATTTGGCAAGCTGTATATGCGGGCGCTTGAATATTGCTTGCGGCGACCACATTCAGTTAAGGAAGTCAGGGATTATCTATGGCGAAAAACTCAGCCAGCGCTTCGTAAGAGGCAAACTGGTATGAACAATCCTGTGGTCTATTCAGAGCGGGTGGCGTCGCGAGTGCTGAGTAAGCTCCAGCAGAAAGCATATGTTAATGACGAAGCGTTTGCGCGGTGGTGGGTGGAAAATCGTCAGCTCAGCAAAGGCGTAAGTCGGCGTAAATTGACGGCTGAGCTGCGTTCAAAGGGTGTTCACGCAGACATCATCGCGCAAACGCTTGAAAAAACTGACCGTACGGACGAGCAGGAGCTGAGGAAAGTTATCGCCAAAAAGCACCGTCGATATGCGGGTGATAGACAAAAGTTCGTGCAGTATCTGGTGCGTCAAGGCTTTTCCTATGACGATGTGGTGTCTGCTTTGAATGATGTTGAAGAAGTAAATAACTGA
- a CDS encoding 2'-5' RNA ligase family protein, translated as MASVSLVFDDKQNAYLRELSEKMNLDFGEFIPHVTLINVTEQDMPRLKAAAAALPVLGRLVLDGVNFLPDKAGNCVWVELRTQKTAWMVEARQQLLAALDGIHPGLDVDGFRPHITLGCVEAGTLDDVNMSAIPGQLPVITEPRAAACYNGVHGKVVEVVE; from the coding sequence ATGGCGTCAGTCAGCCTCGTCTTTGATGATAAGCAGAATGCGTATCTTCGAGAATTATCAGAAAAAATGAACCTTGACTTTGGTGAGTTTATTCCACACGTGACATTGATTAACGTGACTGAGCAGGATATGCCACGCCTCAAGGCGGCCGCTGCGGCGCTGCCGGTCCTCGGAAGGCTGGTACTTGATGGAGTTAACTTCTTGCCAGATAAAGCGGGCAACTGTGTTTGGGTGGAGCTGCGCACGCAGAAAACTGCCTGGATGGTTGAGGCGCGCCAGCAATTACTCGCGGCACTGGATGGTATTCATCCGGGGCTGGATGTCGATGGCTTCCGCCCGCACATCACGCTTGGTTGCGTCGAGGCCGGTACGCTGGACGACGTTAATATGAGCGCTATTCCAGGGCAACTACCGGTCATCACCGAACCGCGTGCTGCTGCTTGCTACAACGGCGTGCATGGCAAGGTGGTCGAGGTAGTTGAGTAG
- the recA gene encoding recombinase RecA, giving the protein MAKTDEKKAVKTEKSVAAEKKIDDGKLKALGLAMDQITKQFGDGSIMKLGEAHKVDVEVIPSGSLSLDLALGGGYPKGRIIEIYGPESSGKTTLTLHAIAEIQKQGGTAAFIDAEHALDPAYAKRLGVDTENLLVSQPDNGEQALEITETLVRSNAVDLIVVDSVAALTPQAEIDGDMGDSHMGLQARLMSQALRKLTGIINKSKATVIFINQIRMKIGVMFGNPETTTGGNALKFYASQRVDIRRIGQIKVGDDIRGNRTKIKVVKNKIAPPFRIAEFDIMYNEGISKTGDILDLAATHGIVEKSGAFYKYNGETIGQGRDKTKLYLKENPEVLAEIDQKVREKVKEGEN; this is encoded by the coding sequence ATGGCTAAGACTGATGAGAAAAAGGCAGTAAAAACTGAAAAGTCGGTAGCGGCAGAGAAAAAGATTGATGACGGGAAATTGAAAGCGTTGGGTCTAGCGATGGATCAAATCACCAAACAGTTTGGTGATGGCTCAATCATGAAGCTCGGCGAGGCGCACAAGGTTGATGTTGAAGTGATTCCATCGGGTTCGTTGAGTCTTGATTTGGCACTGGGTGGTGGCTATCCAAAGGGGCGCATCATCGAGATTTATGGCCCGGAAAGTTCAGGTAAGACGACGTTGACGCTACATGCTATCGCCGAAATTCAAAAGCAAGGCGGTACGGCAGCGTTCATCGACGCTGAGCATGCGCTTGACCCGGCCTACGCCAAGCGGTTGGGTGTGGATACCGAAAACCTATTGGTATCGCAGCCAGACAACGGTGAGCAGGCGCTGGAAATTACTGAAACCTTGGTGCGCTCAAACGCGGTGGACCTCATCGTGGTGGACTCGGTGGCAGCACTGACCCCGCAAGCAGAAATTGACGGCGATATGGGTGATTCGCACATGGGCCTGCAGGCACGACTGATGAGCCAAGCACTGCGTAAATTGACTGGTATCATCAACAAGTCGAAAGCGACGGTGATTTTCATCAACCAGATTCGCATGAAGATTGGTGTGATGTTTGGCAATCCTGAGACCACGACGGGTGGTAACGCGCTGAAGTTTTACGCTTCGCAGCGGGTGGATATCCGCCGGATCGGGCAGATCAAGGTTGGCGATGATATCCGCGGTAACCGCACCAAGATCAAAGTGGTGAAAAATAAGATTGCGCCACCATTCCGCATCGCTGAGTTTGACATTATGTATAACGAAGGTATTTCTAAAACTGGCGATATTCTTGACCTGGCAGCTACGCACGGCATCGTCGAAAAATCTGGCGCCTTTTACAAATATAACGGCGAAACCATCGGTCAGGGCCGCGATAAAACTAAATTGTATCTGAAAGAAAACCCTGAGGTTTTGGCAGAAATTGATCAGAAGGTTCGGGAGAAAGTAAAAGAAGGAGAAAACTAA
- a CDS encoding type II secretion system protein: protein MKKCSGFTVIELLFVIIMLTVGLGIAVVQIGKVKNASDDSHKKTAINAMYYSLEESFYKQHGYYPETLTDDTLPTMDKALLTDPKGKKIGDANSAYRYETQNCQEGKCKHFTLRAKLVNESDFVKESRNK, encoded by the coding sequence ATGAAAAAATGCTCCGGATTTACCGTTATTGAATTATTGTTTGTCATCATCATGCTGACCGTTGGCTTGGGTATTGCGGTGGTACAGATCGGAAAAGTAAAAAATGCCAGTGATGACAGTCACAAGAAAACAGCCATCAATGCCATGTACTACAGCCTGGAAGAAAGCTTCTACAAACAGCACGGCTACTACCCAGAAACTCTGACTGACGATACCCTACCGACTATGGACAAAGCACTACTCACCGATCCAAAGGGCAAAAAGATTGGCGACGCCAACAGTGCGTATCGTTACGAAACCCAAAACTGCCAAGAAGGAAAATGTAAACACTTCACTTTGAGAGCCAAGCTGGTTAACGAAAGTGACTTTGTCAAAGAAAGTCGCAACAAATAG
- a CDS encoding PH domain-containing protein, translated as MDTKDHQSNNQQPAAYDVEGRPLYYHPPQDAQPEEPQSTAAQRPSHVTVLPESMEGQNFDPRIRSQYANEPDVVHTVRNLEPQPMVISEELKRKHEESVAQYPQLNLSEGEYVILDIKRHPIGIVAPIAITVIIIMVIFGFAFLYPSLITGGSLLPVPSPTAMFGIATLFAILAALGGAVALWVYLQNQFYMTNESVIQEIQESLFSRHEQTVSLGSIEDASFRQSGIIQMIFNYGTIRLSTEGEETTYIFHFVANPKHQIGIVNNAIEAFKNGRPVDD; from the coding sequence ATGGATACGAAGGACCACCAGTCGAATAATCAACAGCCAGCTGCATATGATGTTGAGGGCAGGCCGCTGTATTATCATCCGCCGCAAGATGCGCAACCAGAAGAGCCACAGTCGACAGCTGCGCAGCGCCCGTCTCACGTAACTGTGCTTCCAGAGTCGATGGAGGGGCAGAATTTTGATCCACGTATTCGTAGCCAGTATGCCAATGAACCAGATGTGGTTCATACCGTACGTAATCTTGAGCCACAACCAATGGTGATTAGTGAAGAATTGAAGCGCAAACACGAAGAGTCAGTGGCGCAGTACCCACAGCTTAACTTGAGCGAAGGTGAATATGTCATTTTGGACATCAAACGCCATCCCATTGGTATTGTCGCACCAATTGCTATCACGGTCATTATCATCATGGTGATATTTGGTTTTGCCTTTTTGTATCCATCGCTAATCACTGGTGGAAGTTTATTACCAGTACCATCTCCAACAGCTATGTTCGGCATCGCGACCTTGTTTGCTATTTTGGCGGCATTGGGCGGAGCGGTAGCACTTTGGGTTTACCTGCAGAACCAATTTTATATGACCAACGAGAGCGTGATTCAAGAAATCCAAGAAAGTTTGTTTTCTCGCCATGAGCAAACAGTGAGCCTTGGTAGTATTGAAGATGCTAGTTTTCGTCAGTCAGGAATTATTCAGATGATCTTTAACTATGGAACTATTCGATTGAGTACTGAGGGTGAAGAGACTACTTATATCTTCCATTTTGTAGCAAATCCAAAGCACCAAATAGGAATCGTCAATAACGCCATTGAGGCCTTTAAGAACGGTCGTCCAGTCGACGATTAG
- the ruvB gene encoding Holliday junction branch migration DNA helicase RuvB, protein MAIERIVDTSSHIDDTEEQRIEVSLRPQSFSEYVGQERLKRNLRLAIDAAKKRGEPLDHVLLYGPPGLGKTTMATVIANEMGTNLRITSGPAIEKAGDLASILTNLADGDILFIDEIHRLGRAVEEILYSAMEDFKLDIVIGKGPAARSIRLDLPQFTVIGATTRTGSLAAPLRDRFGHIYRLEFYEPEDIAKIVTRSAAILESSIRHEAANLLSTRARLTPRIANRLLKRVRDYADVNGDGIIDVKTTTSALEMLEVDELGLDPADRNLLQSILENYGDNPVGLTTIAALTGDEATTIEDFYEPYLLQIGFIERTPRGRRITLRAQAHLGYQPKK, encoded by the coding sequence ATGGCAATTGAGAGAATAGTCGATACTAGCTCGCATATTGATGATACCGAGGAGCAGCGGATTGAAGTTAGCTTGCGCCCGCAGAGCTTTAGCGAGTATGTTGGTCAGGAGCGATTGAAACGTAATTTGCGCTTAGCGATTGACGCGGCTAAGAAGCGCGGCGAGCCACTGGATCATGTGCTGCTGTACGGCCCGCCGGGACTGGGCAAGACCACCATGGCGACGGTGATCGCCAATGAGATGGGGACGAATTTACGGATCACCAGCGGTCCGGCCATTGAAAAAGCTGGTGATTTGGCGTCAATTTTGACCAATTTGGCGGACGGCGACATCTTGTTCATCGATGAAATTCATCGGCTCGGTCGGGCGGTGGAAGAGATTTTATACTCAGCCATGGAAGATTTCAAGCTAGACATCGTCATCGGCAAAGGGCCGGCAGCCCGGTCAATTCGGCTGGATTTACCGCAGTTTACGGTGATTGGCGCAACGACGCGGACGGGTAGTCTGGCAGCGCCGCTGCGCGATCGATTTGGGCATATTTACCGCTTAGAATTTTACGAGCCAGAGGACATTGCGAAAATTGTGACGCGGAGTGCAGCCATCCTGGAGTCGTCAATTCGGCATGAAGCGGCGAACTTGTTGTCGACGCGGGCTCGCTTGACGCCGCGTATCGCCAACCGCCTGCTCAAGCGCGTACGCGACTACGCTGACGTAAATGGTGACGGCATAATTGATGTGAAAACCACAACGAGCGCCTTGGAAATGTTGGAAGTAGACGAGCTGGGATTAGACCCAGCCGACCGTAATTTACTGCAATCAATCCTAGAAAATTATGGCGATAATCCCGTGGGGCTAACGACCATTGCTGCGCTGACTGGCGATGAAGCGACGACAATTGAGGATTTTTATGAGCCGTATCTGCTGCAAATCGGCTTCATTGAGCGTACACCGCGCGGTCGGCGCATCACTCTGCGTGCTCAGGCGCATTTGGGATATCAACCTAAAAAATGA
- a CDS encoding HIT family protein, whose product MNTCTTQKDCEICPLLVGQTAADDNVILQTERWVAVLDRNQCYLGKSFITLRQHKETLSDLDEADWMELHQVIRQLEQAVKEAFGADVCNWECLMNNAVKAGRPTHIHWHLHPRYLGGTTFTGEEFPDPKWPRHLENAVHMVGDETFREIMQALRSRLTRA is encoded by the coding sequence ATGAATACATGTACGACACAGAAAGATTGTGAAATCTGTCCGCTGCTGGTTGGTCAGACGGCGGCTGACGACAATGTCATATTGCAGACTGAACGTTGGGTGGCGGTACTCGATAGAAACCAATGCTATTTGGGTAAGTCATTTATCACTCTGCGCCAGCACAAGGAAACGTTGTCGGATCTGGACGAGGCAGATTGGATGGAGCTACATCAGGTGATTCGTCAACTCGAGCAGGCAGTTAAAGAAGCGTTTGGTGCCGATGTGTGTAACTGGGAGTGCCTGATGAATAATGCGGTTAAGGCTGGCCGGCCAACACATATACATTGGCATCTACATCCGCGCTATCTTGGTGGTACTACCTTTACTGGCGAGGAATTTCCTGATCCAAAATGGCCACGACACCTAGAGAATGCGGTACATATGGTGGGTGATGAGACGTTTCGCGAAATTATGCAGGCGCTGCGTAGTCGGCTTACAAGAGCTTAG